The segment AGGCCATTGTCCAAAAGAATTCCAGAAAACGTAGTTTTTCCTGATATTTCAACCTTTACATACTCATTTTTCAATTTTTTAAAGCTATCCATCTTTTCACTTCCTTAAAAAAGCAAGTAATTAAAATACACTAATCATTTCTTTGGTTTTCTTAGACGTTCTTCCCTGATTTTCTTGTACATATATTCTGCATGTTTCATTAAGGAAAAGTATTGTTTCTCAAGTGCAAGTTTCTGGTCTTTTGCATTAATAATCTGTGTTTTTAATTCTGTTTTTGCATTATTTTCATTATTCAATGGCACTTCTGGATTTTCCGTTTCTAGTTCCGTTTGCTTTTTTTTGCTTCTTAAAGAGGATCCTAAGGGATTAAGGGGGTGTTTAAAGACACTATCACTTAGGTTATTGTTCTCCTTTTGTTTCACTTCTTTTTTCGGAGAAACTTGATCACTTTCGGCTTTAGGAGATTTATCCAAAGTATCAGCACTTCCTTTGTATTTTTGTGTTAAAACATCAGTCAAAAAGTCATGCAGAGTATCATCTTGCTTCTTATTCTGTCTTGATGGTATATCGGCAAAAACATTGTTTGTTTCCCGAACTCCACTTTTAGTATGTTCTGAGTTCACTATAACCGCACCTGGTTCACCAGTGACTATAGAATTTTTCATTATCCCCATCATAGAATCAGCATTTATTGTTTCTGCTTTAGAATCAGAGATTGTATCAACAAGAGGGCTCATGTCAGAATCAGAGATTGTATCAACAAGAGGGCTCATGTCAGAATCAGAGACTGTATCAACAAGAGGGATCGTGTCAGAATCAGAGACTGTATCAACAAGAGGGATCGTGTCAGAATCAGAGACTGTATCAACAAGAGGGATTGTGTCAGAATCAGAGATTGTATCAACAAGAGGGATTGTGTCAGAATCAGAGATCGTTTCTACAAGAGGGTTCATGCTAAAATCGTAGACCTCGCTTTTAGCTGGTTCCATACTGTACTTAGAGTCAGCATTATCTCTTGTTTCTGTGTTAGAATCTGCAGGAGCTTCCTTAAACAATTCGCTCATTTCCGTAACTTCTTCTAAATGTGCTTTAGAATCAGGGGAATTATCTTCATTATTAGACGATTGCACCTGCTTAGAATTGGAACTATCATCTTCATGCAGGCCATTAAAGATATTTATTATCGAGGTTTTAAGGATATACATTTGTTCTTCCTTATTAATTAAAATCAAGAAGTCCTCGGTAACTTTACTTAGCATTCCTTTAAAAACCTGATTGGAATTACAAGTAATGGTCACCCAGCTGTATCTTAGCTCCTCTAATAAAGCATTTAAGTCTTTTTTAGTCTCAAGTGGAAATTCTAAGGATAATGGATTATTGTCTTTGGCATTCTTTGTAATAGCATGAATTTGGTCTAATGCAAAATAATAGATTTTCCCATTCATTTCAAGCATTAAATGATCTTCTTTGACATCGAGTAATGTACCTTCCACATATTGGTCTTTGTCTAGGAAAAGCCTTATCTTGAATCTTTTTAGTCTATCAAGTGCATTGGAAAAAGTGAATTCTCCCAAAAGAACCACCTCCTAAATGATAGTCGCTTCTTCTAGAAAAAGAAGCGACTAATCATAATGATTATTTTTCACTGCTCTTTTCTTCTGTTTTTTCTTCCTTCTTATCATCTTTCTTATCTTCTTGTTTCTCAGACTCCTCTTTCTGCGGCTTTTCAATTTTAAGTCCATAGCTGATATTGTGGATGTGGAAAGTGGCGATTCTGATAATTTCTTCATTATGAACAATTGTAATATATTCTAAATTAATGTCATCCAATACGCCTTCAACGGACTCCTTACCACCGCGATTGATCTTAACCCAATTGTATTTTAAGCTTTCCATTACTTCAAAAAGAGTTGGAGCAGTTACAAAGACAAATACTTCAGGTATTTCAAGTTCAAATGGAAGGCCTTTTTTTGTGTTTTCTGTCAGACTTTTGATGTGGTGTGTTAAATAATAAACGACACCATCTGCTTCAGTAAGAATAGTGAAATGGTCTTCGCTAACCGCTAGTAATTTCCCGATGCGGGATTCTGGACCTCCCCTATCCACTTTAATTGTTTTACCTATTAATGTCTGTAATACTTCTTTATTCATCTCCAAATAACCTCCTAGTTATGTTTTCCTTGTATGATATGTGTCGGGGTAAGACAATGTACTATGTTACCTGCCTATTTATGTAAATGCATTTTTTTAGTGCGTGTATCAATAGTTTTTCTTTAAATAATTTCCTGGTATTGGACAAACGTATATTTTCATGCATGTAAGGAAAACTCTGAACAAAAAGAATGAAGAATCCATAAAATGTAGCAAAAAAAGGAAAGCCATTAATTTTGTGGGGGACATCATAAAGACTTTTGGTGATAGTTTAAAGAAATGGAAAGAAGGAATAACTTTTTCATTAGAGATTAATTTTGTAAAAAAGAAGATGATAAAAAAGACGACAAAAAGCATGAGAAAAGGGATAGCAAAAAAGATGAGACAAGAAAGGGACACATAAAAAATAAGTATTACTTTGTAAAGTAAAGGTATTGTCAATCTGCATAGCAGAGAAAAAACTGGGATATAGTCTAACTATATTCTAATTTTTTTTTGTGTGTGAAGAAATATTATAATGTTTCTGCTATTTATTGATTATTATTTAGCAGGAATAAGTATTGTTTCTCATTTCCTTATAAAAAAACAATATATAGTTTAAAAGTACTATGTTATTCTAATGTTATTGGCAAATTTTACGAAAGTAAAAGACGCAAAGCCACGGGCCTAATGTGCAAGCAATGGCAGCCGGGTTGCCGAGACAAAAGCTTGTCTTGATTAATAAATTACTCCTTTCCTTTAAGTTTGCCAAAGTTAGAACTAGGAGTGATTATATTGGAAGTCAGGGTTGTTATTGCAGACGACTCTTTATTTATGAGAATTTACATAAAAAATCTATTGAAAAACAGCAAATACAAAGTCATAGGAGAAGCCTCTGATGGATGTGAGGCTGTGACTATTTACAAGGAGCTTAAACCGGACATACTACTCCTTGATTTAACAATGGAATGTATGGACGGCATGACAGCATTGCAGAGAATTATGGAATTTGACCCTTGTGCCAGAGTTGTTATCTGTTCAGCAATGGGACAAAGCAGGAATGTCATTGCTGCCCTTTCATACGGCGCAAAGGATTTCATCGTAAAGCCTAATTTCGATAGGATCCTGCTTACATTAAATAAGATATCATAAGGAAAAGGATGCCGCCTTTGGCATCCTTTTCCTTATTCTTAAAATTGTGTTTAGGGTATGTGTCACGCTTTTAGCTGATTCTCATACTATACGTTGTAGTACTTTATAAAGAAATGGGGACTGTATGCGATGCCAACTTCCTATATGGACTATACGAAACCAGATGTCAGCTATTTTTCCGACGTGAACAAAAACCGTCTAAATACTCGCAATGCTGATAACTACATCAACCGATTAGGCAGGGATGTCTTAAACACTCTCGGTGAGGTTTCTTTATTAGATATTTATTTAAGCAACGGAAGGGTAGTCGAACCACATTATCATCAAAACGCGGCAGAGCTTGTTTACTGCATCTCTGGGTCTGCAGTCGTTTCCTTGATTAATCCTTTCACAAACAAAGTATCCAATATTCCCATAAGGCCAGGCCAAGTGGCCAACATCCCTCAAGGCTGGTGGCACTGGGAAATAGCCTCGGAAGATAAAACCCATTTGCTTGCCATCTTTGATGCCCCGTACCCTGAGTATATATTTGGTTCTGATATTCTTACTAAAACACCAGTCGAAGTGCTCGCACACACGTATTGTCTTGACCCCGACCAACTGAAAAAAACCCTTGCTCCGCTGAAAAATGAAACCATTGTGATAGGACCTACAGATGAATGCTTGCATAATCAGCAAATGCAACAATCTACTTCTGACTATCATTATGGCCGAAATAATCCATACAGCATGCAGCAGCCATTCTAACCATATGGCTACTACTGAGCAAATCTACAAATAAGAAAAGTAATGCCTTACCTGCAATGGAAAGGGATACGCAGCAGTAAAGTGCAGCAGCCATTTCTAGAAAAAAACGCAGTCCATTTTCAGAAAATACAGTCACTACAACGCTTTTTCTCACATAATATATTCAGACTATAATATATACCCATCCCATAGTTCATAGCTGGCAAAGGCAAGGAGGGTTACACTACTTGAAGGAGAATGAATTTACTCACAAGCCATTATTAACAAAAAGGGAAAGAGAAGTATTTGAACTCTTGGTTCAAGACAAAACGACCAAGGAAATCGCGAGTGATTTGTTCATCAGCGAAAAAACAGTTCGCAACCATATTTCTAATGCGATGCAAAAGCTGGGCGTAAAGGGGCGTTCACAGGCTGTTGTAGAACTCCTAAGAATGGGAGAACTAGAGCTATAATTTTCGGAGGGTGACTTTAAAGAGCAGCGGATACGAATCCTGTCTATGGGAGGGATGACTGCGGCTTATAGAGTCACCTTTCAGTTTTATATCAGTTATATATAGTAGTGTTTAAATGGGTGACAGCAAATAGTGCTGTCTTTTTTCAGTTGGAAAGCTTCCAGTAAAGGCATTTTAGCCTATACGTTTACGATTTGCTCAATCTAGACTATAATTATTATTAAGTAATGAGGAAGAAGATAAATTGGACAGATAATAGGAGATGTAGCAATGAATGTAGAAGAAAAAAACTCTAAAGAGTATTCAGATATGATAGCAATCATTGAGAAAGATATGAGATACATTTCTGGCATCATCAAACAGAAGGGCCGGGAAATTTTAAGCAATTATACAATTACACCGCCTCAATTTGTTGCATTGCAATGGCTTTTTGAAGATGGGGACATGACAATCGGTGAATTATCGAATAAAATGTATCTAGCCTTCAGCACGACAACTGATTTAGTGGACAGAATGGAAAAGAACGAATTGGTTCAGCGAGTGAAGGACCCTAATGACCGTCGTGTTGTACGCATTCATTTATTGGATGAAGGCAAAAGGCTGATTGATGAAGTAATAAAAAAAAGACAAATGTATTTACAGGAAGTTTTGGGTAATTACTCACTGGAAGAAGTTGCACATTTAAAAGACAACTTCATTAGATTGCATCAAGAAATGCGGGAAAAATGAGGCGGTAAGTTTGGAAAGACCAATAGGTGTTATTGATTCAGGTGTTGGCGGATTAACTGTTGCAAAAGAAATTATGAGACAGCTGCCTAACGAAAAGATCATTTATTTGGGAGATACGGCTAGATGTCCGTATGGACCAAGATCTGGGGAAGAAGTAAAAGCATTTACATGGGAATTGACGCGGTTTTTGCTGCGGAAAAATATTAAGATGCTTGTCATTGCTTGTAACACAGCAACTGCTGTCGCCCTTGAAGAGATAAGGGAGCAGCTATCGATTCCGGTCATCGGTGTGATTGTCCCTGGGGCAAGAACGGCGATTAAAGTGACAAGAAACAACTATATTGGCATGATTGGAACGATTGGAACAGTTAAAAGCAAAGCATACGAAAAGGCGCTGAAGCAGATAAACAAAAAGGTGCGCACAGAAAGTCTAGCATGTCCAAAATTTGTTCCTCTTGTGGAGAGTGGAGAATACGATGGGCCTGTCGCAAAACGCATCGTAAAGCAAACTCTTGCTCCATTAAAAGGAATTGGTATTGATACACTTATACTGGGATGTACACATTACCCTCTTTTGGAAAAGGTTATCCGAGAGGAAATGGGGGACAAGGTTAAGGTGATTAGCTCTGGTGCAGAAACAGCGCGAGAAGTAAGCACCATTCTTGCACATAATAATCAGCTTGCCTTGCCACATGATAGTAATGAACATGAGTTTTATACAACAGGCTCAAGCGATATTTTCGCAAGGATTGCTTCAGATTGGCTCCATGAAAAAGTGGAAGCGGTCGAGACAATTAAGCTGATATAAAAGACTAAGCATAAAAGTGCTTAGTCTTTTTTCTATGGATTTAATAATTTTAAAAAATATTTTAGAGAGCTCGGTCTAATTTTAGAAATAGCTCGTATATATATTAGTACAAACTGTCTTAGGAGTGATTAATGATGTCTAAGAATAAAAAGCTTACCATTTTGTCCGCTGCACTCGTATCAACTGTTATGCTATCTGGCTGTGGTTTATTTGGAGGAGAAAATGGCAAAGAAAATGTCGACCCACCGCAATCAACTACATATAGTGATAATGCGACAGAGGAAACAGCTGCAAAGGCTGGGGAAGAGACTGCAGAATCCATGCCAATTGAGTTATATTTAGTGGATAAGGATGGATTTGTTGTTCCGCAAACATTAAATATCCCGAAAACAAACAGTGTTGCAAAAGAAAGCCTTGAGTATTTAGTGAAGGATGGTCCTGTCACAGAAATGCTGCCGAACGGCTTCCAAGGAGTCTTGCCTGCAGGTACAGAGGTTACTGTCAATATTAAGGATAAAGTAGCTACAGTTGATTTCTCGAAGGAGTTCAACGACTATGATGCAAGCGACGAGTCTAAAATCATGCAGTCAGTCACATGGACATTAACACAGTTTGATTCCATTGATTCGGTTAAGCTGCAGGTTAATGGCAAGGAGCTTGTACAAATGCCTGTCAATAAAACGCCAATCCAAAGCGCCTTAACAAGGGAAATGGGTATTAACTTGGATACAAAGGATGTTGCTGATATTACTAACACTAAACCGCTAACTGTTTATTATGTGGGCGGAGAGACTGGCGAATATTATTATGTTCCAGTAACAAAACGTGTCAGCAACGCGAATGATAATAATATTGCTGCAGCAGTTGGCGAGCTTGCAGAAGGACCAGGAACTGGGTCTGCCTTGGCAACCTTCATGGAGCAAGACGTGAAGCTGTTGGATGAACCTGTTGTGGCAGATGGAAAGGTTACATTAAACTTCAATGAGTCCATCTATAATAGTGCAGACGGTGAGGAAAAAACCGTTTCTGCTGATCTGTTAAACTCTCTTGTGCTGTCTTTGACAGAGCAGGAAGGCATTGAGAGTGTTGCCATCACAGTGAATGGCGAACAGGACCTTGTGAATGAGGAAGGCAAAAGCCTTACTGAGCCAGTATCACGTCCTGAAAAAGTTAATACTGGAAGCTTCTAATATACGAAAGGCTGCTTTATGCAGCCTTTTTTGTGTGTAAAGGATGACATTTTATATATGATTGGACTGTCCAATTTTTTGATAGTAAAATGTAAGAAGAAGTAAATATATCTACATAATTAAAAATGCACGCAGCAGGAAGTGGGAGCAAAATGAAAGAAATCATTATCGCAACGAAAAACCGAGGAAAAGCGAAAGAGTTTGTGGAGATGTTTGAGCCGCTTGGCTACGCTGTCAAAACATTGCTTGATTATCCAGAAATTGAGGATGTGGAAGAAACAGGCACAACATTCGCAGAAAATGCAGTTTTAAAGGCTGAAACAGTGGCAAAGCTGTTAGGAAAGGTTGTTATTTCCGATGATTCCGGCTTAATGGTTGACGCACTTGAAGGCAGACCTGGCGTTTATTCTGCACGATATGCAGGAGAACAGAAGGATGATCAGGCAAACATGGATAAAGTGCTTGAAGAATTAAAAGGAGTTCCTGTAGAAAAACGAACAGCACGCTTTTGCTGCACATTAGCAATCGCCAATCCTGAAAGCGGGACACAGACGTTTACAGGCACTTGTGAAGGTGTAATATTAGAGGAGAGAAAAGGAGAATATGGCTTCGGCTATGATCCGATTTTCTTTGTAGTGGAAGAGGAAAAGGCAATGGCAGAATTGCCGCCAGAGAAGAAAAATAGTATTAGTCACAGAGCAAATGCACTTAAAAAATTAAAGGAACAGCTTCCGCAAGTTCTGTAAGGAGAGTGTTTGACAATGAAGGTTCTAATCGTCAGTGATAGCCATGGCCTTGTCGATGAGCTGCAGGTGTTGAAGGAAAGGCATAAAGAAGAAGCAGACCTGTTCCTTCATTGCGGAGACTCTGAGCTCCCTATCGATGACAAAGCCATCTCTGGGTATGTCGTAGTTCAAGGAAACTGCGATTATTTCGCAAAATATCCAGAAGAAACAATCCAAGAAGTGAACGGAAAAAAACTCCTGATGGTGCATGGCCATCTATATGGCGTCAAATCATCTGTCAGCAGACTGTTATACAGAGCAAAAGAAGTCGGCGCTCAAATTGCCTGCTTCGGACACAGCCATTATCTTGGTATGGAAATGATCGAAGATGTATTATTCATCAACCCAGGCAGCCTGCGTTTACCAAGAGGAAGAATGGAAAAGACATATGTCATTCTATCCGTAGAAGACAAAATATTAAAAACAGAAGTGTACGATTTTGACAAAGGACTGCTTCCAGAATTGACAGCAGAGTTTCCTATTTAATAACTTTCTTGAGGAGAAAATAAATTAATTTTCTCTTCAAGAAAAAAACTTTGCAAAAGTTGTTGACTTTATATTATCTAGAACATATAATAAATATTGTCCTGATGAGGACGTTAAAAAAACAAAAAACATGTCCCAGTAGCTCAGCCGGATAGAGCATACGCCTTCTAAGCGTACGGTCGGGAGTTCGAATCTCTCCTGGGACGTCCCATAAAGGCACTTGCAAATGTTGATTTTTATCAATGCTTGTGAGTGCTTTTTTTATGTCTTCAAACGAATAATCAATAAGGAAAAAATTTTACATATCTTTTTATACATGATGAGGATTAATGATTAATCGATATAAAATCCTATGGACTTTTTGTGATCGGACAGGTTATTGAAGAGGCGAGAAAGAAACGAACTAATTTTAAACCCATATTCTTTTTATATTTCTAAGCTTCATTGTTTTATAGTTAGATTAAATTATTTATTTTCGTGTTTAATTATATTTGACTAGCCTCATCTATCGCTTTGTGATTGCGTATTATTTTTATTTATTTACTTAAGGTTGTCAAACTAAAAGTGTATAAACAATAAGATAAATGGTTACAATAAAATAGTAACAGTTTTTTGCACAACACTGTTAAATGCCTTACTCTTCGGAGTAGGGCTTTTTTTATATTTCCCAAGACATTGCACTTCATCAAAGCAAACATAGCTGCTTTTCCAGTTTAGAAATACTTTTACAGCCTCCTAAAACATGGTAACATTGAATTACCACAAAAAGGAGAATAACCACATGAAGCATATAACAGCAGCTATCTACTTTTCAGTAGGCTTTTTATTAGTATCTTTTAACAGCTTTGGCGGCTTTTATCCTGTAGCAGGCTATAAGTTCATTGTCTTTTTTATTTTTCTTTTAGGAATTGTTTATCTTGTTTCTGCTATTAAAGATTACTTGAGAAAACATTATTCAACAGAAGATAGAAAAGGGTAGTTTTACTTTCAATGCTAGAGTATGACAAGTCCTAAAGGGAAGAATGTATCTTCTGAATGGAACACCTAGTGATGTTAGAATCTAATTTTTAATATTCACCAGTCTAGGTATGACAGGTTCATATTTCCTTAAACGAAAAAAAGCATCCGATGGGTGCTTTTTTTATCTTTGCGTCTTCAAAAAATACAAAAACCAAACTGCATGATTTTGTTCATCCATCGCTGCTCTTTTAAATGATTCTTTAATAAAGTCATTGCTTGTGCTGTCAGCGATTGTTAAATAAAAATCAACGGTCTCCTGCTCGTCATGGAAAGCAAAATCAATACCAGAATGATAGTTGTTAGGGCAAGTTTCTGTAATGACTGCTGAATGTTTGTGGCCTGTTAGCTGGGTGTAAATTGAGGAGAACACATTATAATGGTTGATTTCATCCTTGCGTATTTCGCTGATAATTTGTCTTTCTCGTTTTGTCGGTGCTAATGTTTCCAGTTTTTTATAACAGTGGATTGCGGCATACTCACCATCTATTGCCTTCGCAATCTGTGCAGCGAGCTCCTTTGCGCGCTGTTGATATAAATCATAATAGTGATTCAAATTATTCAGCTCCTTGCGGTTGTTATAGCTTACATTATGAAATTTATAAATATAAGGAACTTGTCTTATGTAAAAAGAGGAGCTCGTGAAACGAGGAGTATTGATGAGGATTTTCTTTTTTTCTTACTTTGCTGTTTTTAATGTACGTACAAACTTAATGTTAGAACCTTTCACCTGCTTTTGAACTTTTTTAATCCCTTCTGTACCAACTACACTGCCAAGCATACTGATGACAATACTTGAACAAATCCATTGCAAAGTATAATAAATACCAGAACCGACTAGTATATCAAGAAGCATAATTCGCTTGATAACAGTACCCTCAACTACCACAACGAGAAATTTCTTTTCGGTCTTTCTTGCCAAATAGATCACATCCTTCCTATTAAGCTTATGTGCCTGTATGCTTGGTCTATTCAATAATAAATCATCACTTTTCATTCAGAGTGATGACCTAGTTTACTATTTTTTAGATAATGTAAATATATAACAGGAATTGAAAGAAAAAGCAGGGAATATAAAGCGAGAAGCTTTTTCATATTTTTAGAGAATGGGTGGGAACTGTTATGGAAATAAGGACATCAAGGCTGTTAATCCGTGAATTCAACAAAAGTGATTGGCCAAAAGTTTATAGCTATGCCTCAAACAGTAATGTCATGCATTACATCCCAGAAGGTGTAATGACAAAGGAGCAAACACAGCAATTTATACGTGATAATCAAGGTGAAAATGCGCAATATTTTGCTGTGATGCTAGCGGCGGAAAAGGAGCTAATAGGCCATATAGCGTTTTTTAAATATTTTGGAGTGCATACATATGAAATTGGGTGGGTGTTTCATCCTGATTTTTTTAATCAAGGCTATGCAACAGAAGCGGCAAAAGCTGTTTTAGCCTATGGGTTTGAAAGTATGGAGCTTCATCGGATTATTGCTACATGTCAGCCTGAAAATGTTCCTTCTTATAGAGTGATGGAGAAACTTGGAATGAGAAGAGAAGGTTTTTTCAAGAAATGCATTCCTGCAGGAGACGGTTGGTGGGATGAATATTATTACGCAATATTAAAAGAGGAATGGGAGTGCATCCGTTAAGGCCGGATGTTTAAAGGGGCTGCATAAACAAGCTCAAGGCTTAACGTGCATGTAACCCCTAGATCCACCAGTTACATTGGAAAGCTACTTACTCTGTGCTACGCATTAAATAGTAAATGAGCAGCTTTTGAGTATTGCTTTTCAAGCTTGTATTGTCAAAACGGTGAGGCTCATGTGCTCCTTTAAAATAAAAATTATACTCTGTAGAAATACCGTCATTATGGCCGCGCTGTACATTAAGCTGGTTCCTTTGCATATCTTCCTTGATTTTCTTTAAGTCTGATTGAACTTTCTGCATGGTATGTTCAATTAGATTTACATAGACATTTTTGATTTTGAAGGATGTATCTTCTATCTTTTTGCGGTCATATTCGAGTACTGCTAATACAAGTGCTAGATACACGGATTGACTGATAATTTTGCGGTCGGACTCTAAAATATCGTGCATCTCTCGACCGCTCCTATTCCGCTTTTTTTGCTGAAATAAGATTATGGAATGGCACGAAGTGAATAGAGTGCTCCATCCCCTTTACCCGCAGCTCTTTTTTGACATAATCGATGAAAATAGTCGTTCCATATAGCGAATAAATGGATTCCTCGAGCTTAATTCTGTATTCAAGTGACCAGTTGTACTCCATCGCTTCATGTATAAGCATGTCAGTATCAGTAGAGAAAGCTTTAGTTGATTCTGGCTTTGTCTCTATTACCCCTTGTTTTAGCTGTTGCGGAAATACCATGGCAGTCCATTTTAATTTACTTTCTTTAATCATAACATCCATCTCCTTTTGTCCTTTTAATATATCAGAACAAACGTTCTTAATCAAGGTTTATTTGGAACGTTTGTTCGTATATAATATATGCAAGAAAGGAGTGAAATATTAAATGAATCGTCAGCTAGAAAGAGCACTCAAGGAAAATCGGGCAATCGAAATCATTTATATGAGCGGAAATGAATGTTTCTCGAAGAGGACTATTCTTGTGCGGGAGATGAAGGGAAGCTATATTAAGGCATATTGCCTGCAGAGAAAACAGCCAAGAATATTTAAGCTGGATTCTATCCTCGCTGTTTCCTTTGCAGTTACAGATAGAAAAAATGCCTAAAAAAAATGCTTGGAGTCATTATTTTCTTGCGATGCGAAAGCCATTGTCGATATTTTCAAAACCAACGTGAGGATAATATGACATCGCATCAGGAGCCGCGAGAAGAATAAGGGCGCTCTCCGATACGCTCTTTTAATAGGAGGAGTAAAGTTTTGCCAATGCCTTCCTTTTGATAGCTCTTATCGACTGCTAAATCAGATAGATAGCAGCAGTAGCTAAAATCCATTACTGCCCTTGCCACCCCAACTAATTGATCCCCATTCCATGCCGTAAAAAGTATATCTGCATGATTAATCATTTTCTGTAGCCGCGGATAGTCATCTGTGGGACGAATAAGTTTTGATGCAAGGAATACCAGGGAAAGCTGTTCTGGTGTTATTTTTTCATTGTATTTG is part of the Niallia taxi genome and harbors:
- a CDS encoding ferritin-like domain-containing protein, which produces MNNLNHYYDLYQQRAKELAAQIAKAIDGEYAAIHCYKKLETLAPTKRERQIISEIRKDEINHYNVFSSIYTQLTGHKHSAVITETCPNNYHSGIDFAFHDEQETVDFYLTIADSTSNDFIKESFKRAAMDEQNHAVWFLYFLKTQR
- the racE gene encoding glutamate racemase — translated: MERPIGVIDSGVGGLTVAKEIMRQLPNEKIIYLGDTARCPYGPRSGEEVKAFTWELTRFLLRKNIKMLVIACNTATAVALEEIREQLSIPVIGVIVPGARTAIKVTRNNYIGMIGTIGTVKSKAYEKALKQINKKVRTESLACPKFVPLVESGEYDGPVAKRIVKQTLAPLKGIGIDTLILGCTHYPLLEKVIREEMGDKVKVISSGAETAREVSTILAHNNQLALPHDSNEHEFYTTGSSDIFARIASDWLHEKVEAVETIKLI
- a CDS encoding WYL domain-containing protein; translation: MNRQLERALKENRAIEIIYMSGNECFSKRTILVREMKGSYIKAYCLQRKQPRIFKLDSILAVSFAVTDRKNA
- a CDS encoding GerMN domain-containing protein, which translates into the protein MSKNKKLTILSAALVSTVMLSGCGLFGGENGKENVDPPQSTTYSDNATEETAAKAGEETAESMPIELYLVDKDGFVVPQTLNIPKTNSVAKESLEYLVKDGPVTEMLPNGFQGVLPAGTEVTVNIKDKVATVDFSKEFNDYDASDESKIMQSVTWTLTQFDSIDSVKLQVNGKELVQMPVNKTPIQSALTREMGINLDTKDVADITNTKPLTVYYVGGETGEYYYVPVTKRVSNANDNNIAAAVGELAEGPGTGSALATFMEQDVKLLDEPVVADGKVTLNFNESIYNSADGEEKTVSADLLNSLVLSLTEQEGIESVAITVNGEQDLVNEEGKSLTEPVSRPEKVNTGSF
- the gerE gene encoding spore germination transcription factor GerE, yielding MKENEFTHKPLLTKREREVFELLVQDKTTKEIASDLFISEKTVRNHISNAMQKLGVKGRSQAVVELLRMGELEL
- a CDS encoding XTP/dITP diphosphatase, with the translated sequence MKEIIIATKNRGKAKEFVEMFEPLGYAVKTLLDYPEIEDVEETGTTFAENAVLKAETVAKLLGKVVISDDSGLMVDALEGRPGVYSARYAGEQKDDQANMDKVLEELKGVPVEKRTARFCCTLAIANPESGTQTFTGTCEGVILEERKGEYGFGYDPIFFVVEEEKAMAELPPEKKNSISHRANALKKLKEQLPQVL
- a CDS encoding metallophosphoesterase family protein; this encodes MKVLIVSDSHGLVDELQVLKERHKEEADLFLHCGDSELPIDDKAISGYVVVQGNCDYFAKYPEETIQEVNGKKLLMVHGHLYGVKSSVSRLLYRAKEVGAQIACFGHSHYLGMEMIEDVLFINPGSLRLPRGRMEKTYVILSVEDKILKTEVYDFDKGLLPELTAEFPI
- a CDS encoding DUF2642 domain-containing protein, which encodes MGEFTFSNALDRLKRFKIRLFLDKDQYVEGTLLDVKEDHLMLEMNGKIYYFALDQIHAITKNAKDNNPLSLEFPLETKKDLNALLEELRYSWVTITCNSNQVFKGMLSKVTEDFLILINKEEQMYILKTSIINIFNGLHEDDSSNSKQVQSSNNEDNSPDSKAHLEEVTEMSELFKEAPADSNTETRDNADSKYSMEPAKSEVYDFSMNPLVETISDSDTIPLVDTISDSDTIPLVDTVSDSDTIPLVDTVSDSDTIPLVDTVSDSDMSPLVDTISDSDMSPLVDTISDSKAETINADSMMGIMKNSIVTGEPGAVIVNSEHTKSGVRETNNVFADIPSRQNKKQDDTLHDFLTDVLTQKYKGSADTLDKSPKAESDQVSPKKEVKQKENNNLSDSVFKHPLNPLGSSLRSKKKQTELETENPEVPLNNENNAKTELKTQIINAKDQKLALEKQYFSLMKHAEYMYKKIREERLRKPKK
- a CDS encoding GNAT family N-acetyltransferase — encoded protein: MEIRTSRLLIREFNKSDWPKVYSYASNSNVMHYIPEGVMTKEQTQQFIRDNQGENAQYFAVMLAAEKELIGHIAFFKYFGVHTYEIGWVFHPDFFNQGYATEAAKAVLAYGFESMELHRIIATCQPENVPSYRVMEKLGMRREGFFKKCIPAGDGWWDEYYYAILKEEWECIR
- a CDS encoding response regulator, encoding MEVRVVIADDSLFMRIYIKNLLKNSKYKVIGEASDGCEAVTIYKELKPDILLLDLTMECMDGMTALQRIMEFDPCARVVICSAMGQSRNVIAALSYGAKDFIVKPNFDRILLTLNKIS
- a CDS encoding cupin domain-containing protein — protein: MPTSYMDYTKPDVSYFSDVNKNRLNTRNADNYINRLGRDVLNTLGEVSLLDIYLSNGRVVEPHYHQNAAELVYCISGSAVVSLINPFTNKVSNIPIRPGQVANIPQGWWHWEIASEDKTHLLAIFDAPYPEYIFGSDILTKTPVEVLAHTYCLDPDQLKKTLAPLKNETIVIGPTDECLHNQQMQQSTSDYHYGRNNPYSMQQPF
- a CDS encoding MarR family winged helix-turn-helix transcriptional regulator, with the protein product MNVEEKNSKEYSDMIAIIEKDMRYISGIIKQKGREILSNYTITPPQFVALQWLFEDGDMTIGELSNKMYLAFSTTTDLVDRMEKNELVQRVKDPNDRRVVRIHLLDEGKRLIDEVIKKRQMYLQEVLGNYSLEEVAHLKDNFIRLHQEMREK